The Treponema succinifaciens DSM 2489 region AGAGGCAATAATCATGCTGCCAAGGTAAATCATAATAACGTTCCAGTTTATGATTTCAAATAAAGAATGATAAAGCGCGTATATTCTCTGCGGAAACCAGCCTTCAAGCGCAACCACATCCTGCGGAAGCGGGAAAATCTGCCCCGGAAAAAAAGTCGCAATAATAACAACAAGAACTGCCGCTCCAGTTGTAAACAAAACTTTTTTATTCTGAAATAAAATCACAAGCGCATACATCAAAACTGCAATAAGCGCAACCAAAGTTTTCATGCTAAACATATTTTCTCCAAACTATCTATTTAAAATATCTTGCAGTAAGGGCATCAGCAAGGCAACTTGCTTTTCGGATTGTCTGAAGAACAAGCGGCACAAAAACAGGAATTATCGATTTTATTTTTTTTATTCCTTTTGCGTTTCCAAATGTTCCGCGGATAATCTGTGTTTTTATAATGCCCGAAAATTCATCTAAAAGCAACGGTATAAATCTAAAAATAATTCCAACTATTAAAACAACGCTTCTGACAGGAAATTTAAAGAAAGTAAGAGGCTTTAAAATAGCGGCGATTCCATCCATAACCTGTCGTTCATCCGCAGTAAAAATATAAGTTCCAATCGCAAAAATGGCGCAGACTGAATGAACAAAGGAAGCTGCAAAAAGCAAAAGTTTCCGAGGCGTGACGAAAATCATTTTCCAGCTGAAAAGGATCCTGTCTCCTTCATAAACTGGAAAAAGGATAATTCCAAGCAAAGAAAAAATTACAATCCAAGGAACAAGCCTTGCAATTATTTTAAAGGCATTTTTTAGCGGCGATTTTGCAAGAATAGAATACAAAATGTTTACAAAAATCATCGCAATGCAAGCCGGGAACGGAAGTAAAATGGAAACAAAAAACAAAATAAGAAATAAAAATGTTTTCTTGCCTGCGGAAAGCGAATTTATAAACGAAGGAGGAATTTTTTCGGGCGAAGAAAAAACTGAAGACGCTTTGGAAATTTTTTCAAGCATCAAAGCGTTTTCAATTAAATTCATTTCCCTTAAATTACCCAAGACTGAATCAGAATTTTCTTCACGCTTAGAAATCAAATCTTCCCAGCGCAGTCTGAAATCAGCAGCTTCCGCTTCCTGAAATCTATGCGTACTAAACAAAACGGTTTTTCCGCTTTCAGCTAGCTTTCTAAAAGACGCAAGGAGATTTTTTCTTGAAACAGGATCTAAGCCAGCAGTCGGCTCATCAAAAATCAGAATGTCGCTGTCAAGAGCAATAAGTCCCGCAACAGAAAGTTTTCGTTTTTCACCGCCACTAAGCGAAACAATCGGAAGATTTCCGTATTTTTTGTAATCAAGTCCGGCAAGTTCCATGGATTTTTTTACACGCTCAAAAAGTTCCTTGCCTTTTATATTTTTATTTTTAGGACCGAACGCAACATCATCCGCGGAATAAGGTTCAAACAATGCAGCCTCGCTTTCCTGCAAGCCAAGAACAGGACGGCTCAAAGCATAAATTTTTCCACCTTGATTTTTTTTGAGACCTGCAAGACATTCAAACAATGTTGATTTTCCGCAGCCGCTCGGTCCAGTCAAAGCAACAAGAGTTCCCTTTTTCAACTCAAAAGAAATATTTTTAAAAACTGAAAAATCGCCATAAGAAAACGAAAGCTCCTGAACTTTTAAAGATGTTTCTGCAGATTTATTTTTTTCTGAATTTAAACTTTTAAATGAAGTGTACTCTCCGTCAATTCCGAAAATCGATTCAAAAATATTTTTAGTTTCTTTAAATTCTTTTGGCGAGCCGTCGAAAATTACCTGCCCCTGATCCATAACGATGATTCTTTTTGCAGCCAACGCTTCGTCCAAATCATGCGTAACAGAAATAACCGTGTGCCCTTTTTTATTCCAAGCATTTACAAATTCTACAAGCTGATTTTTTGAATCCGGATCAAGCATTGCCGTGGCTTCGTCAAGAATCAGCAAATCTGGAAAAAGCGCAAGGATTCCGCTGAAAGCAAGCCGCTGTGTCTGCCCTAAGGAAAGCTCAAAAGTTTTGCTCAAAGCTTTGTCCACAAGAGAAACAACAGAAAGACATTCGATTGTACGCAGTTCAATTTCTGATTCCGTCATGCTGAGATTCTGCGGACCAAAAGCTGTATCGCGCTCAACAATTCCGGCTACAATTTGCTCTTTTGGTTGCTGAAAAACAATGCCTGGAAGAATTCCGTTTTGCTTTATGACTTCACCTTTTAAGGGCTCAAAAAATCCTGCAATAAGCCGGGCAAGCGTGCTTTTTCCAGAACCGTTAAGTCCAAGAATTGCAATATATTCGCCTTGGCTTACAGAAAAATTTATATTGTCGAGCGCAATTTTATTTGTGTGAGGATATTCATAGTAAACATTTTTTAGCTCAAGCAACGGCATTTTCAAAAAGTCCTAGCTGGAAAAAAAGGTTTGCTTCCCAAACTCGAAAGCTCATAAAAAATACATTCAAATCCGATGTTTTTTGTTAAATTTAACATCGCAAATGAAGGTTTTTGTCCGCCGCGAGGTCTAAAACAGCTCCCTGGATTTATAGTAAAAACTTCACCAAGTTTTTCAGCCGCAATATGAGTGTGGCCGTAAAGCGCAATTTTGCAGTTGCTTTTTTTTGCCGCGGAAATAATTTCACCAGTTCCAAGATAAAGGGAATTTCTGTGTCCATGCGTAAAAAAAATTCTTTGCCCGCAGGCTTCAAGCACATTAAAAATCGGAACTTTCCACTGAACATAATAAGGCTCATCGGAAAGAACATTTCTAACAGGATAAAGGTCTGCATCATTGTTTCCTTCGACAATTCCAATTACAGGCGGAATAATAGCTTTGATTTCAGCTTCATCAACGGCATTTGAAATCAGCTTGGAAATATCACAAATTCCGTCGCCGCAAAAAACAAGGGCATCGCTTGCAACTCCAAACTGACGCAAAATCAGCAAAAGATTAGAATACGCGCCATGAGAATCAGACACCACAAGAATCCGGGCAGAATCTTTTGTTGCGAGTTTTTGTATTTCTTCACGGCTGCCGATAAGCAAAGATTCGTCTTGTAAAAGTGTGTTCAATTTATTCCACCGAATTTAAAATTACAAAATGGTTTCTTGACTGAATTCCAGTTTCGCTGTCAACATAGCGGGCAACTTTTCTTTTTCCTGCCACAGCCTGAACATGATAATAAAGATCACTGTCCTGCGGAAGAACAAACGGAAGCTCCGCGGCATACTCAACAGCCGAAATCAAAAGCGCCAAAGTGTCATCGGCTTCATTTTTATTTTCTTCATCGCCAAACTGAATTCCAGCCGTATATTCATGGTCAATTACAAAGTTGCAAGTGAATTCCTGTCCCAAAACATCATCCTGTGGAAAAATCGAAAAAACATTGAACGGTGGATTGCCATCCCATTCTTCTTTTATCCTTGCAAGCGGAGAATGCGTATTTTCTGGCGCGCCAAGAAGAACGATTCCATGTACATTGTTTTTTTCGATTATATCACGCAAACTAGAAATTCTGCCATGCAAATCATCTGGAAAAACAATCGGAAGAACAAGACCTCCGTTTTCTGTAAGTCCAAATTTCTTCTCCAAGGAATTTATCGCTTTTTTTACAAAATCATCATCATTGAAACCATATCCAATAAGAACGCAGACGAGTCCATTTTCACTTGTCCAAAAATTTTCTTTTAATTCAGAGAAACTTTCGCGCGGCTGAATTTCAATAGAGTCGTCTGAAGCAATTTTTATGCTGGGAACATCTTTTTCTTTGCAAC contains the following coding sequences:
- a CDS encoding YfcE family phosphodiesterase, whose protein sequence is MNTLLQDESLLIGSREEIQKLATKDSARILVVSDSHGAYSNLLLILRQFGVASDALVFCGDGICDISKLISNAVDEAEIKAIIPPVIGIVEGNNDADLYPVRNVLSDEPYYVQWKVPIFNVLEACGQRIFFTHGHRNSLYLGTGEIISAAKKSNCKIALYGHTHIAAEKLGEVFTINPGSCFRPRGGQKPSFAMLNLTKNIGFECIFYELSSLGSKPFFPARTF
- a CDS encoding energy-coupling factor transporter ATPase; this translates as MPLLELKNVYYEYPHTNKIALDNINFSVSQGEYIAILGLNGSGKSTLARLIAGFFEPLKGEVIKQNGILPGIVFQQPKEQIVAGIVERDTAFGPQNLSMTESEIELRTIECLSVVSLVDKALSKTFELSLGQTQRLAFSGILALFPDLLILDEATAMLDPDSKNQLVEFVNAWNKKGHTVISVTHDLDEALAAKRIIVMDQGQVIFDGSPKEFKETKNIFESIFGIDGEYTSFKSLNSEKNKSAETSLKVQELSFSYGDFSVFKNISFELKKGTLVALTGPSGCGKSTLFECLAGLKKNQGGKIYALSRPVLGLQESEAALFEPYSADDVAFGPKNKNIKGKELFERVKKSMELAGLDYKKYGNLPIVSLSGGEKRKLSVAGLIALDSDILIFDEPTAGLDPVSRKNLLASFRKLAESGKTVLFSTHRFQEAEAADFRLRWEDLISKREENSDSVLGNLREMNLIENALMLEKISKASSVFSSPEKIPPSFINSLSAGKKTFLFLILFFVSILLPFPACIAMIFVNILYSILAKSPLKNAFKIIARLVPWIVIFSLLGIILFPVYEGDRILFSWKMIFVTPRKLLLFAASFVHSVCAIFAIGTYIFTADERQVMDGIAAILKPLTFFKFPVRSVVLIVGIIFRFIPLLLDEFSGIIKTQIIRGTFGNAKGIKKIKSIIPVFVPLVLQTIRKASCLADALTARYFK